A segment of the Salmo trutta chromosome 3, fSalTru1.1, whole genome shotgun sequence genome:
CATTTTTACATGACGTTATACAAAGATGTCTTCCATTTGAACAGAACCAGTAGGAGTTAGATAGGGTTGTGCGTTTTTGGGGGGCACTGACCAGGGTGGACCTGGTGACGCGTCCGCTCCTGGTCCTCTTAATGACCACTTCCAGGTCAGATGTCCTCTTTCCCAAAGTGTCCATCTGAGACAGACGGGTCAATCAAACCAGACCGTTCCCTTCACAACTGGAGCAGCCCCTATATTACTTTAAATTCACAGTACTATCCCACCTATGTATTTATATTGTTCTGTACTTGCATTTGGTTGATACAAAGCCTATCTTAGTCGTGACTATGCAGAATGTACATTTTGCTGTTATTTTACCTGAGAGTTCTCTGTGCTCTCCTCACACACCTCCAACTTCTCCTGGCAGTTCACCTGGACCTCTTTGAGCATCAACACGATGAAAACACAATAAAACAAAACATGGATTTCAGACTGCATTTGACTTCTTAAAATAGAAAATAGCACTACTGTTATCACGTTTAGTGAAACTTCTTTATACTAAGTTTTGAGAGAGGAGGTCCTACCGGAATTGTCCAAGTAAATGTCGTTGTCTGGATTTTCCATTACTTTTACCATGCGGGTCTGAAAGTAGAAACCCCATTACaaatgttatatactgtagatatatcCCATGGGATAGAGACAGCAACGCCCCCTACTGGGTTAAAACAATAGCGCCCTGCCATAGGCACCCAGTCAAATTAGCCCAGATGTATGTCAGCCTCAGGTCTCACCTGCTGACCGCTGATCTTGGTCACtgtccccccctcctccatcttcAGCTCCCACTTGTCCCTCACGCAGATGGGCTGCTCGTCATCAACCTACAGAGAAAAGGGGACAGCTGTTAGTTAACGTGTCACCCACTAGTCTGGTTGACATTACTCTGACTCTTTAGTTATTTCCCCCCTTTCCTTCATTCCTTCATACCTGCTccagcctttctctctctgtggtcacGTCCACCTTCAGGGTGTGGAAGGGAGTGACCACCTCGCCCATGGTCAGGTTGACGGGCTCCTTCTCAAACTGCATGCTATCGCTGTCCCCCTCCATGAAGCCTGGGGGATGGTAGTCCTGGGGAGTGActgagatatatacacacacacacacacacacacacacactctttatgtggttttaaaaaaaaacatatacttGTTATATCCTATGAAAGTTGCGCTTCAATTTTACTTCCGTACTCCGTCCAGGTTTTGTCGGCTAAGAATGGGCTTCAAATGTTGATTGTCAAATTCATAAAAATGGGGTCATTTAAGATATATTTATTGTATATATGCCAGTTTTCAACGTATTTGACGCTCAAGAAGCACGAAGCTGAAAAGTTTCATTTGAACTACACACATGAACTACAAATCAAAAGGCAGTGATTGGCAACGTTCAGTGAAAAACACTCCCAGCCTAATCTAATATAAAACACATCAAACAGCCTGCAACTAACAGGTTGTTACCTTCCTGTAAGTCCTCAGCTCCAGCAGGCATGCTCCAGCATGCTAACAATGCTGCAGGAGATGTAGTTCAAATGAGACTTTTCTAACTTTTGTAATGTCTTACTTCTTCAGCGTCAAATATTTTGATAAAAGGCATCGGGTATGAGCAAATCAATacacaattataaactgggtggttcgagccctgaatgctgattggctgaaagccatggtatagcAGACCATATAcgatgggtatgacaaaacatttattttttactgctctaattaagttggtaaccagtttataatagcattaaggcacctctgggttgtgctaggacacagcccttagctgtggtatattggccatataccacaccacctcgggccttattacttaaatatacgctgagtatacaaaacacctgctctttccatgagatagactgaccaggtgaaagctatgatcccttattgatgtcacttgttaaatccacttcaatcagtgtagaaggGAAGgtgacgggttaaagaaggattttgaagccttgagacaattgagacatggattgtgtatgtgtgccattcagagggtgaatgggcaagacacaagattgaagtgcctttgaactgggtatggtagtagttgccaggcacagcggtttgagtgtgtcaagaactgaaacgcagctggatttttcacgctcaaccgtttcctgtgtgtatcaagaatggtccaccacccaaaggacatccagccaacttgacacaactgtgggaagcattggaatcaacatgggccagcatccctgtggaacgcttttgacaccttgtagagttcatggcCCGATGATTTGAGGCTGTTCCGAGGgctcctaatgtttggtatactcagtgtaattAAATGAATTTGATCATTCAAAAGACCCGAGACATGACCCCGGAACAGCGTATTGCATCACATCATCCCTTGTCTTTTAGCTTACTCTACATCATTGTGTGGTCTTTACCGTCGTCGTAGTAGGAGAGTTTCATGTTGAGACAGACATTGTCTGGCAGAGGACCCAGGTTCTGCATCAGTGTGTAGAGTTTACGCACCAGGAGGATGCTGGACTTTTTTGTGCTGCTGCAAGCCATCTTTCCCAGATTCTTGCTGTTTTTGTGAaagcaaaaataaatgtaaacatttttaaacgATTTAAAGTTTCTTTCTTCAATGTTTCTCAATGAAATTCTGCCATGTTATCATTATGTTATACACattagggttgaatattttcccggtattttacaaatgttccatcccgagaataaaTCACATTTGTCCCGGGTAAGCCAGTATTTCCTGCCAAAACCAGAtgtgtcattcaaaagcattacAAAGCATATAAATAGGCCTATGTCTGGATTTTATTAGAGCTGTGATCGAAAATTCATGCCTGATGCAACCTAAacctgattaaatacattttatgagccctacattaaagacatttaatgagcccaagcccaaaTGATTGAACCGTTATCCAATACAGCTACTGCACATTACATaagacagaaaaacataaaagcacatagatgtagctagctatatgctctcttgggtaaataaatgaaacaagtAGTAGCTCCAGtaatctttttgagtgtgaactgtattactgtactgcattgtattatactgtagtatatggactggaattacgcagctcgttcaaaccatgataaagcagggagagaacatgcgattctggtgcagcacatgcggtctacaaagttacaagtataggctagTGAACTTGATTGACATTTTTCATAATATCtcccctaatgttattagccaacctcctctttctctctctagtgtttcttcattccttccttcctttcaaCAGTTAAATGTAATACGTTTTGTTGTCCTTATCTTTATCATTCTAATATCAtgcttgaataatataggacCTGAATGagatgcagaaggctttcacttctcttcatgaGGATTGGATGGTTATGGGTCTgcataaataactgctatagcctaccaCCATCGCACAttcgctcttctttcaaactacccatgagttctattggctgctgtatttaacattcagcaaacaagagcttgtgtccctcttcgaatagtctattggtataagaaatgcaAAAACAATaatgtccagcaagctattctagtctaggTTTTCCTGCATGGGATTCCAAGAGCTGAGGAGCATTTTTTACAGAGAGGACAGCGGAGTACAGGTGTGTGCGTATTGCacaagagacagaggctataagttagaagcttattatgcatTACCCATCATCATTTATTAcctaaatataaggctaatactgcattggatgtattacctgaaagaggtaggctagcacatctagagtgcattcggaaagtattcagagcccttgacttttttttttttttacattacagccttattctaaaatgtattaaataaaacatgttccccataatgacaaaacgaaaacagttTATTTTAAATTTGGGCaaatttatgtaaaaaaaacaaaaaacagaaataccttatttaaatatgtattcagaccctttgctatgagactcataattgagctcaggtgcatcctgtttccattgatcatccttgaaatgtttctacaagttgattggagtccacctgtggtaaattaaattgattggacatgatttggtaaggcacacacctgtctatataaggtcccacagttgacagtgcctgtcagagcaaaaaccaagccaagatgtcgaaggaattgtccgcagagttccgagacaggattgtgtcgaggcacagatcatgggaagggtaccaaaacatttctactgcattaaaggtccccaagaacacagtggcctccatcattcttaaatggaagaagtttggaaccaccaagactcttcctagagctggccgcttaaccaaactgagcaatcgagggagaagtgccttggtcatggaggtgaccaagaacccgatggtcacactaaaagagatccagagttcctctgtggagatgggagaaccttccagaaagacaaccatctctgcagcactccaccaatcaggcctttatggtagagtggccagacggaagccactcctcagtaaaaggcacatgacagcccacttgaagtttgccaaaaggcacctaaagactctcagaccataagaaacaagattctctggtctgatgaaaccaagattgaactctttggcctgaatgccaaccgtaatgtctgcaggaaacctggcaccatccctacggtgaagcatggtggtggcagcataatgctgtggggatgtttttctgcggcagggactgggagactagtcaggatcgagggaaagatgaacggaacaaagtacagagatccttgaagaaaacctgctccagagcgctcaggacctcagactggggcgaaagttcatcttccaacaggacaacaaacctaagcacacagccaagacaacgcagcattggcttcaggacaagtctctgaatgtccttgagtggcccagccaaagcctggacttgaacctgattgaacatctctggagagatctgaaaattgaacctgattgaacatctctggagagacctgaaaatagctgtgcagcgacgctccccatccaacttaacagagcttgacaTGATccgcatagaagaatgggagaaactccccaatacaggtgtgccaagcttgtagtgtcatacccaagaactcgagactgtaatcgctgccaaaggtgctttaacaaagtactgagtaaagggtctgaatacttatgtaaatgtgatatttcagtttttttttatacattcgcAAAAAAcaattaaaacctgtttttgcattgtcattatggggtattgtgtgtagattgatgaggggaaaaaactatttaatcaattttagaataaggctgtaatgtaacacaatgtggaaaagtcaagggttctgaatactttctgaatgcactgcatatataggcctatatatgTCAATCTTGAACAcgattatctattttggatgcaatttgaatggaattgatgGAAAGAAAGACTGCGAGAGAGCATTCACTCATGCAACGATTTAAAGAAACGATAAAGGAGTGTTTTAACCACTGCAATTAAAGAAATATATAatctttacaataaaaaaataaggtgatcccgaaagccagatggagatgtgcAAATTAGATGCGCATtcggtctttatattactgtagcataggctatgctgcagcaaatgtaggtcTACCTATCACAATAAAAAAAGTTTCAAAGTTACCAAGGGAGGGTCTACATACTGAGATGGGTTGTCGGTtcccaccctgagcgttgatgattCATTACGCAGTGACCAGAGGGAAGGCCTTACTGAATCCAGATTTAGACAtcgcatataatttaacagttccatttcacgtcatgctgttcatataaataatttattataatttaccggtCTCCCAGTTATTTATCCCGGGTAAAGGGAGTGGTTTTGAGCAGTAAATCTCTGTAACCGAGTTTCTGACATTCAACCCTAATAGACATTCAGAAAGCTATACCTTTCAAAGTCAATTTTGGGTCCCTTTTCAGTGTATTGGACTTTGAACTGGTAGCATTCAGTAACCTTCTGGAAATTGTAAAGAAAGACCAGTGTCACAATGAGAAAAGGCTTGATTCAAGAGGTTACACATACTGTAGAGTTTGTTCTAGTCCAGAGAATCAAAGCATTACTATGATCGATGCCTATGGGGTTAAAAAGTAGTGTATTACCTTTGGATTCTCTGGGTCTGTGTATATCTATAGAAAGTGGAAGGAGACTACAAACTTTAGCAACGGAAAATGTAAATGCTTTATATGCTGAAGAAAATATTCGATAagatatactcacagacataacgACCGTCCGCAACTGTTGgaatacaatacattcattatttGTAATTAATGAACATTAATAACATGCAGATAATGAATAAACAACTAAATGCTAGCATCTCACTTACGTATTTTCTCTGAAGGGCATCAAAGCATCCCTGCATCCTGGGAGGTGTATAAAAGAGTCTTAATTAATCAACACTGAATTAATAATCTAACTAGGATAAAGGGAAAGGATTTGGCCACAGAGTACTGCACTGTACTGGAATTTCCCACTGAGGCTTGGTGGTGTATACTAACCACTGTACAATCTGACTGGCACCAGGGCAGGTGCGCTCCTCCCTGAGGATCATAACTTTCTGCTCTGTGGCATAGAGAGAGAAGTGTAAGGCTACTTCTTGAAGATGTCGGCTAGGGTATCATCATTTAAATAACAATTGAGTTCATTTAAAAATAACATAAATTGTGTTTTGACCTTCAACATATTTTCTCCCATAAGCTTTTTCTGGGAAAAGACCCCTGAGATAAGTGATGCTGGAGACTGCAATGGCCAGCAGTTTCTTCACAACAATCAAGGACTGCTGCTCTGTTGAAACTACATTTGGCAGCAACTGGGTGCCCTATAAAATATAACAAAGACATGCGCTTACACCAAGA
Coding sequences within it:
- the LOC115178906 gene encoding HORMA domain-containing protein 1 isoform X1, encoding MACEQRLRAAQGTQLLPNVVSTEQQSLIVVKKLLAIAVSSITYLRGLFPEKAYGRKYVEEQKVMILREERTCPGASQIVQWMQGCFDALQRKYLRTVVMSIYTDPENPKKVTECYQFKVQYTEKGPKIDFESKNLGKMACSSTKKSSILLVRKLYTLMQNLGPLPDNVCLNMKLSYYDDVTPQDYHPPGFMEGDSDSMQFEKEPVNLTMGEVVTPFHTLKVDVTTERERLEQVDDEQPICVRDKWELKMEEGGTVTKISGQQTRMVKVMENPDNDIYLDNSEVQVNCQEKLEVCEESTENSQMDTLGKRTSDLEVVIKRTRSGRVTRSTLERKAETEVHSVSKKKPCPIEDKMQISQFEFPCSQDVQASVPKKRKFSEPKERY
- the LOC115178906 gene encoding HORMA domain-containing protein 1 isoform X2, whose amino-acid sequence is MACEQRLRAAQGTQLLPNVVSTEQQSLIVVKKLLAIAVSSITYLRGLFPEKAYGRKYVEEQKVMILREERTCPGASQIVQWMQGCFDALQRKYLRTVVMSIYTDPENPKKVTECYQFKVQYTEKGPKIDFESKNLGKMACSSTKKSSILLVRKLYTLMQNLGPLPDNVCLNMKLSYYDDVTPQDYHPPGFMEGDSDSMQFEKEPVNLTMGEVVTPFHTLKVDVTTERERLEQVDDEQPICVRDKWELKMEEGGTVTKISGQQTRMVKVMENPDNDIYLDNSEVQVNCQEKLEVCEESTENSQMDTLGKRTSDLEVVIKRTRSGRVTRSTLERKAETEVHSVSKKKPCPIEDKMISQFEFPCSQDVQASVPKKRKFSEPKERY
- the LOC115178906 gene encoding HORMA domain-containing protein 1 isoform X3, producing the protein MLWWQENGTQLLPNVVSTEQQSLIVVKKLLAIAVSSITYLRGLFPEKAYGRKYVEEQKVMILREERTCPGASQIVQWMQGCFDALQRKYLRTVVMSIYTDPENPKKVTECYQFKVQYTEKGPKIDFESKNLGKMACSSTKKSSILLVRKLYTLMQNLGPLPDNVCLNMKLSYYDDVTPQDYHPPGFMEGDSDSMQFEKEPVNLTMGEVVTPFHTLKVDVTTERERLEQVDDEQPICVRDKWELKMEEGGTVTKISGQQTRMVKVMENPDNDIYLDNSEVQVNCQEKLEVCEESTENSQMDTLGKRTSDLEVVIKRTRSGRVTRSTLERKAETEVHSVSKKKPCPIEDKMQISQFEFPCSQDVQASVPKKRKFSEPKERY
- the LOC115178906 gene encoding HORMA domain-containing protein 1 isoform X4, which produces MGENMLKKVMILREERTCPGASQIVQWMQGCFDALQRKYLRTVVMSIYTDPENPKKVTECYQFKVQYTEKGPKIDFESKNLGKMACSSTKKSSILLVRKLYTLMQNLGPLPDNVCLNMKLSYYDDVTPQDYHPPGFMEGDSDSMQFEKEPVNLTMGEVVTPFHTLKVDVTTERERLEQVDDEQPICVRDKWELKMEEGGTVTKISGQQTRMVKVMENPDNDIYLDNSEVQVNCQEKLEVCEESTENSQMDTLGKRTSDLEVVIKRTRSGRVTRSTLERKAETEVHSVSKKKPCPIEDKMQISQFEFPCSQDVQASVPKKRKFSEPKERY